A genomic region of Devosia ginsengisoli contains the following coding sequences:
- a CDS encoding EamA family transporter codes for MPLRHVLLALLVVVIWGFNFVIIKLSVEALPPILAAGLRFVAAALPAVFFIRPPRTQWYYVVGFGLAFGFALYGFLNLAIAWGMSAGLSSLVLQTQAFFTMALAFLLLGERPSRFQVIGALIAFAGIGVIALERLAATALLPLGMVLLAALSWGMANVLTKKAGRVNALAFTVWGSLAAPVPLIGLSLLVEGQQAVLDALAGFSWSDAGLIAFLAYPATLLGGGIWSWLLGRHPASVVAPFTLLVPITGLLSGYLVLGETITWIEIGGAVLVIAGLVVTVLRGRAAEPVVRLD; via the coding sequence ATGCCCCTGCGCCATGTCCTGCTCGCTTTGCTCGTCGTCGTCATCTGGGGCTTCAACTTCGTCATCATCAAGCTCAGCGTCGAGGCGCTACCGCCCATCCTGGCGGCCGGCCTGCGCTTCGTGGCGGCGGCCCTGCCGGCGGTGTTCTTCATCCGGCCGCCCAGGACGCAATGGTATTATGTGGTTGGGTTCGGGCTGGCCTTCGGCTTTGCGCTTTATGGCTTCCTCAACCTCGCCATTGCCTGGGGCATGTCGGCGGGGCTGAGTTCGCTTGTGCTGCAGACGCAGGCCTTCTTCACCATGGCCCTGGCCTTCCTGCTGCTGGGGGAACGGCCGAGCCGCTTCCAGGTCATCGGCGCGCTGATCGCCTTTGCCGGCATCGGCGTCATCGCGCTCGAGCGGCTGGCCGCCACCGCGCTCCTGCCGCTGGGCATGGTGCTGTTGGCGGCGTTGAGCTGGGGCATGGCCAATGTGCTGACCAAGAAGGCCGGCCGCGTCAATGCGCTGGCCTTTACCGTGTGGGGTTCGCTGGCGGCGCCGGTGCCGCTGATCGGCCTGTCCTTGCTGGTCGAGGGGCAACAGGCGGTGCTCGACGCGCTGGCCGGCTTCAGCTGGAGCGATGCCGGGCTGATCGCCTTCCTCGCCTATCCGGCAACGCTGCTGGGCGGCGGTATCTGGAGCTGGCTATTGGGCCGGCATCCGGCCTCGGTCGTGGCGCCCTTTACCCTGCTGGTGCCGATTACCGGCCTGCTGTCGGGCTATCTGGTGCTGGGCGAGACCATTACCTGGATCGAGATCGGCGGGGCGGTGCTGGTCATTGCCGGGCTGGTGGTCACGGTATTGCGCGGGCGGGCAGCCGAGCCGGTTGTCCGGCTCGACTGA
- a CDS encoding EamA family transporter, whose translation MPLRDIALALGVVLIWGVNFVAIKWGVDEISPFLLTALRYLGCALPAIFFIRKPQVGWGLLVAYGMTVGVLQFGFLFTAIGLGMPAGLASLVMQMQVFLTMVLAMLLLGERPTALQLGGAAIALVGLGTIAAEHIGGAVLVPLLLTLVAAGFWAISNILTKQAGKVDMLGFVVWGSLVPPLPMLALSLLFEGPQSVAALLSISPQAIFSVLFIAYGSTLIGYGAWAVLLGRHRASVIAPFSLLVPVVGFAAAFVFLGEQVSLLEVAGSLLIFAGLVLNVFGPRLLARLRVA comes from the coding sequence ATGCCCCTGCGCGACATAGCCCTGGCCCTTGGCGTCGTCCTCATCTGGGGTGTCAATTTCGTTGCCATCAAATGGGGCGTCGACGAGATTTCGCCCTTCCTGCTGACCGCATTGCGCTATCTCGGTTGTGCCCTGCCGGCCATCTTCTTCATCCGCAAGCCGCAGGTCGGCTGGGGCCTGCTCGTCGCCTATGGCATGACGGTGGGGGTGCTGCAATTCGGCTTCCTGTTCACCGCGATCGGGCTGGGCATGCCGGCCGGGCTGGCGAGTCTGGTCATGCAGATGCAGGTGTTTCTCACCATGGTGCTGGCCATGCTGCTGCTGGGCGAGCGGCCGACGGCGCTGCAACTGGGTGGCGCCGCCATTGCCCTTGTCGGGCTCGGCACGATCGCGGCCGAGCATATTGGCGGGGCCGTGCTGGTGCCGCTGCTGCTGACGCTGGTCGCGGCCGGGTTCTGGGCCATTTCCAACATTCTCACCAAGCAGGCCGGCAAGGTCGACATGCTGGGTTTCGTGGTCTGGGGGAGCCTGGTGCCACCCCTGCCCATGCTGGCTCTGTCGCTGCTGTTCGAGGGGCCGCAGTCCGTCGCCGCGCTGCTCAGCATCAGTCCGCAGGCCATCTTTTCGGTGCTGTTCATCGCCTATGGCTCGACGCTGATCGGCTACGGTGCCTGGGCGGTTTTGCTGGGCCGGCACAGAGCCAGCGTCATCGCGCCCTTCTCGTTGCTGGTGCCGGTGGTCGGCTTCGCCGCGGCCTTCGTCTTCCTGGGCGAACAGGTGAGCCTGCTCGAAGTGGCGGGTAGCCTGCTGATCTTTGCCGGGCTTGTGCTCAACGTGTTCGGGCCGCGCCTGCTGGCCCGGCTGCGGGTGGCCTGA
- a CDS encoding aspartate-semialdehyde dehydrogenase yields the protein MGYRVAVVGATGNVGREVLNILAERKFPADEVIALASSRSIGREISYGDKILKAKNLDDFDFKGVDFAIMSAGGSISKDWAPRIAASGCIVIDNSSYWRYHSDVPLVVPEVNGQVLDRWLADPKRGNIIANPNCSTAQLVVALKPLHDAATIKRIVVSTYQSVSGAGKEGVDELWNQTKGIFVNDSATPQKFPKQIAFNVIPHIDVFMEDGYTKEEWKVLAETKKILDPKIKVTCTAVRVPVFVGHSEAVNIEFENPISADEARDVLREAPGIAVVDKREPGGYATPVESVGEYDTFVSRIREDNTVENGLAIWVVSDNLRKGAALNTIQIAEELIARGLKARLAA from the coding sequence ATGGGTTATCGCGTCGCTGTCGTCGGTGCCACAGGCAATGTGGGCCGGGAAGTTCTCAATATTCTGGCCGAACGCAAGTTCCCCGCCGACGAGGTGATCGCCCTCGCGTCCTCACGGTCGATCGGCCGGGAAATCTCCTATGGCGACAAGATATTGAAGGCCAAGAATCTCGACGATTTCGACTTCAAGGGCGTCGATTTCGCCATCATGTCGGCCGGCGGCTCCATTTCCAAGGACTGGGCGCCGCGCATCGCCGCGTCGGGCTGCATCGTCATCGATAATTCCAGCTATTGGCGCTACCATTCCGATGTGCCGCTGGTCGTGCCGGAAGTGAACGGGCAGGTGCTCGACCGTTGGCTGGCCGATCCCAAGCGCGGCAATATCATCGCCAATCCCAATTGTTCGACGGCCCAGCTCGTTGTGGCGCTCAAGCCCCTGCATGATGCGGCAACGATCAAGCGCATCGTGGTGTCGACCTATCAGTCGGTGTCGGGCGCCGGCAAGGAAGGCGTCGACGAGCTCTGGAACCAGACCAAGGGCATTTTCGTCAACGACAGCGCCACGCCGCAGAAGTTCCCCAAGCAGATCGCCTTCAACGTCATCCCGCATATCGATGTGTTCATGGAAGACGGCTACACCAAGGAAGAGTGGAAGGTGCTGGCCGAAACCAAGAAGATCCTCGATCCCAAGATCAAGGTAACCTGCACCGCCGTGCGGGTGCCGGTCTTCGTGGGTCATTCCGAAGCGGTCAATATCGAGTTCGAGAACCCGATTTCGGCCGATGAGGCGCGCGACGTGTTGCGCGAGGCGCCGGGCATTGCCGTCGTCGACAAGCGCGAACCGGGCGGCTATGCCACCCCGGTTGAGTCGGTGGGCGAATACGACACCTTCGTGTCCCGCATCCGCGAGGACAATACGGTCGAAAACGGCCTCGCCATCTGGGTTGTCTCCGACAATCTGCGCAAGGGCGCCGCGCTCAACACGATCCAGATCGCCGAAGAACTCATCGCCCGCGGGCTGAAGGCAAGGCTGGCGGCTTAG
- a CDS encoding outer membrane protein, whose product MRAGVCVGILACLLALTGGAAAQSNALYFSPDLTAEFTAPSAFDGLYAGVLLGPISARKNNFNMQGAEIRPEIGGVVGWNQPVAPGVVLGAEVQATVATDFSNSAYLRAMALARLGFAAGDNTLFYLLGGAGRMGEGWAFEAGMGAEVMVTPNMAMRLEAAGIGQLGPAPNGNDIPAISAMRVTSGAIWQLDGGPAATTFNTGPMTDFSGLYAGINIGGLTDPQFNFYDDYGHGWHLSRFEMGGLAGYNHALGDMLRAGAEVQLGANFDTSGDAGLDALALARIGVVPTPGVLAYAAAGVGMVEATGAYAFGGGVEYALWGKTALRGEGLLLGRMDGAPGLTGVTGSTTSKVTIGTVWHFD is encoded by the coding sequence ATGCGTGCTGGCGTGTGTGTGGGTATTTTGGCTTGTCTGCTGGCGCTGACCGGCGGCGCGGCGGCGCAAAGCAATGCCCTCTATTTCAGCCCCGACCTCACTGCCGAATTCACCGCGCCCAGCGCCTTTGACGGGCTTTATGCCGGCGTATTGCTGGGGCCGATCTCGGCGCGCAAGAACAATTTCAACATGCAGGGCGCGGAAATCCGGCCCGAAATCGGCGGCGTGGTGGGCTGGAACCAGCCTGTTGCGCCGGGCGTGGTGCTGGGCGCCGAAGTGCAGGCCACTGTGGCCACCGATTTTTCCAATTCGGCCTATCTGCGCGCCATGGCCCTGGCCCGGCTGGGCTTTGCCGCGGGCGACAATACGCTGTTCTACCTGCTGGGCGGCGCCGGCCGCATGGGCGAAGGCTGGGCCTTCGAAGCCGGCATGGGCGCCGAGGTGATGGTGACACCAAACATGGCAATGCGGCTGGAAGCGGCCGGCATCGGCCAGCTCGGCCCGGCGCCCAATGGCAATGACATTCCCGCTATCTCCGCGATGCGGGTGACATCGGGCGCGATCTGGCAGCTCGATGGCGGACCGGCCGCGACGACATTCAATACGGGTCCGATGACCGATTTTTCCGGGCTCTATGCCGGCATCAATATCGGCGGGCTGACCGATCCGCAGTTCAACTTCTACGACGATTACGGCCATGGCTGGCATCTGAGCCGCTTCGAAATGGGGGGCCTGGCCGGCTATAATCATGCGCTGGGCGACATGCTGCGGGCCGGCGCCGAAGTACAGCTCGGGGCCAATTTCGACACATCGGGCGATGCCGGGCTGGATGCGCTGGCTTTGGCCCGTATCGGCGTGGTGCCGACGCCGGGCGTGCTGGCCTATGCCGCTGCCGGCGTGGGAATGGTCGAGGCGACAGGCGCCTATGCCTTCGGTGGGGGCGTGGAATATGCGCTCTGGGGCAAGACCGCCCTGCGCGGCGAAGGCCTGCTGCTGGGCCGCATGGATGGCGCGCCGGGCCTGACCGGGGTTACGGGCTCGACCACATCCAAGGTGACCATTGGCACGGTGTGGCACTTCGACTAA
- a CDS encoding NAD(P)/FAD-dependent oxidoreductase, protein MPHCDVVILGAGAAGMMAAIETGRRGRSVLLVDHARYAGEKIRISGGGRCNFTNINATVDKGRDRFLSANPRFALSALSRYTPDMFIALVREHGIAFHEKTLGQLFCDGPATQIITMLLGEMRKAGVTLVLETSVESVSRDESGFAVQLSTSSVTAESLIVATGGKSIPKMGASGLGYQLATQFGLRLTETRPALVPLTFEAGALEKLKPLSGIAADAIVSHGKTAFEEALLFTHRGLSGPAILQISSYWREGDAIAVDLLPHRDAGDMLRAARKATPKLQVQTVLGNVLPKKLAQLLGEELDLPGMIGDFSDKKLAVVEAMLKAWTLKPVGSEGYRTAEVTLGGVDTRDLDAKTMAARDVPGLYFIGEVVDVTGWLGGYNFQWAWASGWAAGQVA, encoded by the coding sequence ATGCCCCATTGTGATGTCGTGATCCTGGGTGCCGGTGCTGCCGGCATGATGGCAGCGATCGAGACAGGCCGGCGTGGGCGCTCGGTGCTGCTGGTGGATCACGCCAGATATGCCGGCGAGAAAATCCGCATCTCGGGCGGCGGGCGCTGCAACTTCACCAATATCAACGCCACCGTGGACAAGGGTCGCGACCGGTTCCTGAGCGCCAATCCGCGTTTCGCGCTCTCCGCCCTGAGCCGCTACACGCCCGACATGTTCATCGCGCTGGTGCGCGAGCACGGCATCGCCTTCCACGAAAAGACGCTGGGGCAATTGTTCTGCGACGGGCCGGCCACGCAGATCATCACCATGCTGCTGGGCGAAATGCGCAAGGCCGGGGTAACGCTGGTGCTGGAAACCAGCGTTGAATCCGTGAGCCGGGACGAGAGCGGCTTTGCGGTGCAGCTTTCGACATCGTCGGTGACGGCGGAAAGCCTGATCGTCGCGACCGGCGGCAAATCCATCCCCAAGATGGGGGCGAGCGGGCTGGGCTATCAGCTGGCGACGCAATTCGGCCTGCGGCTGACCGAGACGCGCCCGGCTCTGGTGCCGCTGACCTTCGAGGCCGGGGCGCTGGAAAAGCTCAAACCGCTGTCCGGCATCGCTGCCGATGCCATCGTCAGCCACGGCAAGACGGCATTCGAGGAGGCTTTGCTCTTCACCCATCGCGGGCTCAGTGGGCCGGCAATTCTGCAGATCTCGTCCTATTGGCGCGAAGGCGACGCCATTGCGGTGGACCTGCTGCCGCATCGCGATGCCGGCGACATGCTGCGGGCCGCGCGCAAGGCGACGCCCAAGCTGCAGGTGCAGACCGTGCTGGGCAATGTGCTGCCAAAAAAGCTGGCGCAATTGCTGGGCGAGGAGCTCGACTTGCCCGGCATGATCGGGGATTTTTCCGACAAGAAGCTGGCTGTGGTGGAGGCCATGCTGAAGGCCTGGACGCTGAAGCCGGTGGGTTCAGAAGGCTATCGCACGGCGGAGGTGACGCTGGGCGGGGTCGACACGCGCGATCTCGATGCGAAAACCATGGCGGCGCGGGATGTGCCGGGGCTCTATTTCATTGGCGAAGTGGTTGACGTGACCGGCTGGCTGGGCGGGTATAATTTCCAATGGGCCTGGGCGTCGGGCTGGGCTGCCGGACAGGTGGCTTAA
- a CDS encoding LLM class flavin-dependent oxidoreductase yields MAAPFALSLQDLAPIAEGTTTAQAMAETILLAQEADRLGYTRLWYAEHHGMPSIASSVPEILIGSAAAHTKDLRVGAGGVMLLNHAPLRIAEAYRTLEGLFPGRIDLGIGRAPGGDGHAMRALRSGGGEEFSAYLAELMAFDEDGFPRDHPFSRVPVSPGGIRLPPMWLLGSSGASAQAAGQLGMGYAFAAHFSHTPPAPAFEAYRYGFKATEAFPKPKTMLCLSVVCAPSDEEAQYLSHSQAVSWALFTTGEQRKLMSPEEAHARVLTPQQQSVIDHQSTLWIVGSPETVRDTIAEKAESCAADEVMITTTMHSYELRRRSYALISEAFGVAGR; encoded by the coding sequence ATGGCCGCACCCTTCGCCCTGTCGCTGCAGGACCTTGCCCCCATTGCCGAAGGCACCACGACGGCCCAGGCCATGGCCGAGACCATCTTGCTGGCGCAGGAAGCCGACCGGCTGGGCTATACGCGGCTGTGGTATGCCGAGCATCACGGCATGCCCTCCATCGCCTCATCGGTACCGGAAATCCTCATCGGCAGCGCCGCCGCGCACACCAAAGACCTCCGCGTCGGCGCCGGCGGCGTCATGCTGCTCAACCATGCCCCGCTCCGCATTGCCGAAGCCTATCGCACGCTCGAAGGGCTGTTTCCCGGTCGCATCGATCTCGGCATCGGCCGTGCGCCGGGCGGCGACGGCCATGCCATGCGCGCCTTGCGCAGCGGCGGTGGCGAGGAATTTTCCGCCTATCTGGCCGAGCTGATGGCCTTCGACGAGGATGGCTTTCCGCGGGACCACCCGTTTTCGCGCGTGCCGGTTTCGCCGGGTGGCATCAGGCTACCGCCCATGTGGCTGCTCGGCTCGTCGGGTGCCAGCGCCCAGGCGGCCGGGCAATTGGGCATGGGCTATGCCTTTGCCGCCCATTTCAGCCACACGCCCCCTGCCCCGGCCTTCGAAGCCTATCGCTATGGCTTCAAGGCAACCGAAGCCTTTCCCAAGCCGAAAACCATGCTCTGCCTCTCGGTGGTCTGTGCGCCTAGCGATGAGGAGGCCCAGTATCTCAGCCATTCACAGGCGGTGAGCTGGGCCCTGTTCACCACGGGCGAGCAGCGCAAGTTGATGAGCCCCGAGGAAGCCCATGCCCGCGTGCTGACGCCGCAGCAGCAAAGCGTCATCGACCATCAATCGACGCTGTGGATCGTCGGCTCGCCCGAAACGGTGCGCGACACCATCGCCGAAAAGGCCGAGAGCTGCGCGGCTGACGAGGTGATGATCACGACGACCATGCACAGCTACGAATTGCGGCGGCGCAGCTATGCGCTGATATCAGAGGCGTTCGGGGTGGCGGGGCGCTGA